The following proteins come from a genomic window of Geomonas sp. RF6:
- a CDS encoding putative zinc-binding protein: MKGCCGSKEKQRADYELVKLERATQVCPMCEEYAQRQKSKPVAVVCCEGACLRGEVARQAANLLCHSLAPEKTVRICLGGAFTKDTGQRGLVRDASRLIALEGCFINCSSRMMGGVIDGLTPEVIIADQLYEFDRALFGIDEMTPEEIQKHARAVAEKIAASL, encoded by the coding sequence ATGAAAGGATGCTGTGGGAGCAAAGAAAAACAACGAGCCGACTACGAGCTCGTAAAACTGGAGAGGGCAACGCAGGTTTGCCCTATGTGCGAGGAATATGCGCAGCGCCAGAAGTCCAAGCCGGTAGCGGTGGTCTGCTGCGAAGGGGCCTGCCTCCGTGGAGAAGTGGCCCGACAGGCCGCAAATCTCCTCTGTCACTCCCTTGCGCCAGAGAAGACCGTGCGTATCTGCCTTGGCGGCGCCTTTACTAAGGATACAGGGCAGCGTGGCTTGGTCAGGGACGCGAGCCGGCTGATTGCCTTGGAAGGCTGCTTTATCAACTGCTCATCACGTATGATGGGTGGGGTCATCGACGGGTTGACGCCAGAAGTGATCATCGCGGACCAACTGTACGAGTTCGACCGAGCCCTCTTCGGAATCGACGAGATGACTCCAGAGGAAATCCAGAAGCATGCTCGTGCTGTCGCAGAAAAAATCGCGGCAAGTCTTTGA
- a CDS encoding ArsR/SmtB family transcription factor — protein sequence MSDTTKLKAEILKAIAQPTRLKIIEFLREGERCVCEIFPAIGEEQSNTSRHLNMMTASGILSRRKDGLKIYYAINHAEVLIIVDLAATIMMSEITKRHEMLKAV from the coding sequence ATGAGCGACACGACGAAGTTAAAGGCAGAAATCCTCAAGGCCATCGCGCAACCGACACGCCTCAAAATCATAGAATTCTTACGGGAAGGGGAACGCTGCGTCTGCGAGATCTTTCCCGCCATAGGAGAGGAGCAGTCCAATACCTCCCGTCATCTCAACATGATGACTGCCAGCGGGATCCTCTCCCGACGGAAGGACGGGCTGAAGATTTACTATGCCATCAACCACGCCGAAGTCCTGATCATTGTGGACCTGGCCGCCACGATCATGATGTCGGAAATAACCAAGCGGCATGAGATGTTGAAGGCGGTGTAA
- a CDS encoding RNA polymerase sigma factor, producing MHDYDALYKEFQPRIHRYLCHLCGEADAPDLTQAVFLKASQALANFRGECSIATWIYRIATNTAHDHARSGSGAVREEEVELDAIPDAETPGAEKEYVRREMNACIRGVVDGLPEQYRNVLVMSDFEELSNLQIADILQISLDTVKIRLHRGRKKLKEALECQCTMYHDERNVLSCDRKPASGPAVVKFSIPTLIPSRRK from the coding sequence ATGCACGATTACGACGCACTCTACAAAGAATTCCAGCCGAGAATTCATCGCTATCTCTGCCACCTTTGTGGAGAAGCTGACGCCCCCGATCTGACGCAGGCCGTCTTCCTGAAGGCAAGCCAGGCCCTCGCGAATTTTCGCGGGGAGTGTTCCATTGCAACCTGGATCTACCGTATAGCCACCAACACGGCCCACGACCACGCGAGATCCGGCTCTGGGGCAGTCCGCGAGGAAGAGGTCGAGCTTGACGCTATCCCCGATGCCGAGACTCCTGGTGCGGAGAAGGAATACGTACGCAGGGAAATGAACGCCTGCATCCGCGGCGTCGTGGACGGGTTGCCGGAGCAGTACCGAAATGTTCTGGTGATGAGCGACTTCGAGGAGCTCTCCAATTTGCAGATCGCCGACATCCTTCAGATTTCCCTCGATACAGTGAAGATCAGGCTCCACCGCGGTCGGAAAAAGCTCAAGGAGGCACTCGAGTGCCAATGCACGATGTATCACGACGAGCGCAATGTCCTGTCATGTGACCGAAAACCTGCATCTGGACCAGCAGTAGTTAAATTCTCCATTCCCACTCTAATCCCCTCCCGAAGGAAATAG
- a CDS encoding permease, with product MFTPVADFIVFTLFNLTPGSHVGDALHFFIYDTLKIFFLLAVIIYLVAIIRSYFPPEKTKRILSHEREYVGNAVAAGLGVVTPFCSCSAVPLFIGFVESGVPLGVTFSFLVSSPMVNEVALIMLWGMFGWKIALIYIGTGLVVAIASGIVIGRLKMEKHVQDYVWEMRVGSTEIVEQGWPERFRYAREYTLGLLKKIWPYVVIGIAVGGFIHGYVPQDFLAKWAGRENPFAVPVAVALGVPLYSNAAGIIPIVQALTAKGMAIGTVLAFMMAVTALSLPEAVILSNVLKKPLLATFFGTVAFAIILVGYLFNAIL from the coding sequence ATGTTCACGCCGGTCGCGGACTTCATAGTTTTCACACTATTCAATCTCACCCCCGGGAGCCACGTCGGCGATGCCCTCCACTTCTTCATCTACGACACACTCAAGATCTTTTTCCTCCTGGCGGTGATCATCTACCTGGTGGCTATCATCCGATCGTACTTCCCACCCGAGAAGACGAAGCGGATCCTGTCGCACGAAAGGGAATATGTCGGAAATGCTGTCGCAGCCGGTCTCGGTGTCGTCACTCCCTTCTGTTCCTGTTCGGCCGTTCCCCTCTTCATCGGCTTCGTGGAATCCGGCGTTCCCCTGGGAGTTACCTTTTCCTTCCTGGTATCGTCCCCCATGGTGAACGAAGTGGCGCTCATCATGCTGTGGGGCATGTTCGGGTGGAAGATCGCCCTCATATACATCGGTACCGGACTCGTCGTCGCGATCGCCAGCGGCATCGTCATCGGACGGCTCAAAATGGAGAAGCACGTCCAGGACTACGTCTGGGAGATGCGGGTGGGGAGCACGGAGATTGTGGAGCAGGGATGGCCGGAGCGCTTCCGGTACGCCAGAGAGTACACTCTCGGTCTCCTGAAGAAAATCTGGCCATACGTGGTGATCGGCATCGCCGTTGGCGGCTTCATCCACGGCTATGTCCCGCAGGATTTCCTCGCGAAGTGGGCAGGGAGGGAAAATCCGTTCGCCGTACCGGTCGCGGTGGCTCTGGGGGTGCCGCTCTACAGCAATGCCGCCGGGATCATTCCGATCGTTCAGGCCCTGACAGCAAAGGGAATGGCCATCGGCACAGTCCTCGCCTTCATGATGGCTGTCACGGCACTCTCCCTGCCTGAAGCAGTAATACTCAGCAACGTCCTTAAAA
- a CDS encoding DUF2703 domain-containing protein, whose translation MKDLRIEWLHYDEAGETCDRCSSTGSTLAKTVEDLRNELAAQGVTVTFVETLLEAPEISRSNMILLNGEALETLVDAEASASPCPSCSCLTGSETACRTVRCDGAEYEDIPEHLIRKAVAAALRR comes from the coding sequence ATGAAAGATCTGCGCATCGAGTGGCTGCACTACGACGAGGCGGGGGAGACCTGCGACCGGTGCTCGAGTACAGGGAGTACCCTTGCGAAGACAGTGGAGGACCTGCGCAACGAACTGGCTGCACAAGGGGTCACGGTGACCTTTGTCGAGACCCTGCTGGAGGCACCAGAGATCTCCAGATCAAACATGATCCTTTTAAACGGAGAAGCGCTGGAGACCCTTGTCGATGCCGAGGCATCCGCGAGCCCATGCCCTTCATGCTCATGCCTGACCGGCAGTGAGACGGCCTGCCGAACCGTCAGATGTGACGGCGCCGAGTATGAGGACATCCCCGAGCACCTCATCCGTAAAGCAGTCGCTGCGGCTCTACGGAGGTAG
- a CDS encoding SHOCT domain-containing protein, translated as MFGWGVGCTGFWWVYPLLFFLVMGFFMMRGCGCMSGWGGRGQRRDPNSAIAAEEILKRRYALGEIDLERFEEMKKKIAE; from the coding sequence ATGTTCGGATGGGGCGTAGGGTGCACAGGCTTCTGGTGGGTCTATCCATTGTTGTTCTTCCTGGTGATGGGCTTCTTCATGATGCGAGGGTGCGGTTGCATGTCCGGTTGGGGCGGCCGCGGGCAACGCCGCGATCCCAACTCCGCGATAGCCGCGGAAGAAATCCTGAAGAGGCGGTATGCACTCGGGGAGATCGATCTTGAGCGGTTTGAAGAGATGAAGAAAAAGATAGCCGAGTGA
- a CDS encoding isocitrate lyase/PEP mutase family protein — translation MDSTVQKEKAERLRSLHYGDNMLVLPNIWSPLGARILEKKGYPAVATASAAISAALGYEDGEKIKRATALDVIERIARAVDVPVTADIETGYGESLSELEETVFQVLGTGVAGINIEDGLEAGGALRDIDEQCQRIALVRRAAAARNIPLVINARIDSYFSSSFSTREDATEDAVARARAYSGAGADCVYPMGPGDEDTVRVLKNRIEGPLNILVTPNAAPLAVLQKLGVNRVSFGPFIFRSCMRKFADIADSIGRGGDYWCFSDMMSRAEVEEFLISGAE, via the coding sequence GTGGATTCGACAGTTCAGAAAGAGAAAGCAGAACGGCTGCGCTCACTTCACTACGGCGATAACATGCTGGTGTTGCCGAATATTTGGAGCCCTCTAGGTGCACGTATTCTTGAGAAGAAGGGGTATCCTGCAGTTGCAACCGCCAGTGCCGCGATCTCGGCAGCTCTTGGTTATGAGGACGGCGAAAAGATCAAGAGAGCGACTGCTCTCGATGTCATCGAGCGCATAGCGCGAGCTGTGGATGTGCCTGTGACTGCTGACATTGAGACGGGATATGGAGAGTCGTTGTCGGAGTTGGAAGAAACCGTCTTCCAGGTGTTGGGTACCGGAGTAGCTGGGATCAATATCGAAGATGGTCTTGAGGCAGGAGGCGCCCTCAGGGATATTGACGAGCAATGCCAGAGGATTGCACTGGTACGGCGAGCCGCGGCAGCGCGTAACATCCCTCTCGTCATCAACGCCAGGATAGACAGTTATTTCTCGTCGTCATTCAGCACACGGGAAGACGCCACAGAGGACGCGGTGGCAAGGGCGAGGGCCTACTCCGGTGCCGGTGCAGACTGTGTATATCCTATGGGGCCGGGAGACGAGGATACGGTACGGGTCCTTAAAAACCGGATCGAGGGCCCCTTGAACATACTGGTGACGCCCAATGCTGCTCCGTTGGCAGTGTTGCAGAAACTGGGAGTGAACAGAGTCAGCTTTGGCCCTTTCATATTCCGATCCTGCATGCGCAAGTTCGCCGACATAGCCGACAGTATTGGCAGAGGTGGAGACTATTGGTGCTTTAGTGACATGATGTCCCGTGCCGAGGTCGAAGAATTCCTTATTAGCGGTGCAGAGTAG